A genome region from Maridesulfovibrio salexigens DSM 2638 includes the following:
- a CDS encoding cysteine hydrolase family protein, whose product MSKKALVIIDIQNDYFPGGKFMLDNSEQAGANAAQVLEYFRKTAQPVIHIQHISVRKGSSFFLPETQGVMIHDCVKPLENETVINKNYPNSFRETNLDAKLKELGAEELVIIGMMSNMCIDATTRAAADMGYKCTIAHDACCGASLEFNGVKVGSADVHAGFMASLGMFYAQMVSAEELTS is encoded by the coding sequence ATGAGTAAAAAAGCACTGGTCATCATCGATATCCAGAACGACTATTTCCCCGGCGGCAAGTTCATGCTGGACAACAGTGAACAAGCCGGGGCTAACGCTGCTCAGGTTCTAGAATATTTCAGAAAAACCGCACAGCCTGTAATCCACATCCAACACATTTCAGTACGGAAAGGATCATCTTTCTTCCTGCCTGAAACTCAAGGGGTGATGATTCATGACTGTGTTAAACCGCTGGAAAACGAAACTGTCATCAATAAAAACTATCCGAACAGCTTCCGGGAAACCAACCTTGATGCAAAATTAAAAGAATTAGGTGCGGAGGAACTGGTCATAATCGGGATGATGAGCAATATGTGTATTGACGCAACCACCCGTGCAGCCGCGGATATGGGCTATAAATGCACAATTGCACATGATGCGTGCTGCGGGGCCAGCCTTGAATTCAATGGTGTAAAAGTGGGTTCTGCGGATGTTCATGCCGGATTCATGGCTTCGCTGGGCATGTTCTACGCTCAGATGGTCAGCGCGGAAGAGTTGACCAGCTAA
- a CDS encoding alpha/beta hydrolase — protein sequence MKTKHINIENIPAILWGEESENLIIAVHGNKASKTDNSIVVLAEEATKSGYQVLSFDLPKHGDREKEPRLCKVQNCVQDLRSIMDFSKSISKNIGIFACSIGAYFSLLAYKNDAIQQSLFLSPVVDMESIITKLMTWFDVTEERLKQEETISTPIGETLYWDYYCYVKENLVTLWNSPTSILYGSNDELCDFKTISAFKDKFNCDLEIQEGGEHFFHTEEQMSYYRNWLKESLLEK from the coding sequence ATGAAAACCAAGCACATAAACATAGAGAACATACCCGCAATCCTTTGGGGTGAAGAATCCGAGAATCTGATTATTGCTGTACATGGCAACAAAGCAAGCAAAACGGACAATTCAATTGTCGTACTTGCAGAAGAAGCCACCAAGTCAGGATATCAGGTCTTAAGCTTTGATCTTCCCAAGCATGGGGACCGTGAGAAAGAGCCCCGGCTTTGTAAGGTACAAAACTGTGTTCAGGATTTGAGATCCATAATGGATTTCTCAAAATCAATCTCAAAAAATATCGGTATTTTTGCATGCAGTATAGGTGCTTACTTCAGCCTCCTCGCATATAAGAATGATGCAATACAACAAAGCTTATTCCTTTCTCCTGTTGTGGACATGGAATCGATCATCACAAAGCTAATGACTTGGTTTGATGTAACCGAAGAAAGACTTAAGCAGGAAGAAACCATATCTACCCCTATCGGTGAAACTCTCTATTGGGACTACTACTGTTACGTAAAAGAAAATCTCGTAACTTTATGGAATTCCCCCACATCAATTCTTTACGGTTCAAATGACGAACTGTGTGATTTTAAGACCATTTCTGCTTTCAAGGATAAATTTAATTGCGACTTGGAAATACAGGAAGGCGGTGAGCACTTTTTTCACACAGAAGAACAGATGTCGTACTATAGAAACTGGTTGAAGGAATCACTCTTGGAAAAATAA
- a CDS encoding MlaA family lipoprotein produces MIRKLFSFILLCLLLQGCATISKNDPSLNLKPQGFIAPVSHAPRAGQPQTKDADLDFLEVYDPWDSMNRQIYSFNARFDRAIYIPAVDVYTTVIPSPVRKGVTNAVNNLNEVKSFTNGILQFNGGKTARAFSRFVINSSLGLLGIFDVATMWDLKRKETGFADTLGVWGIPPGPYVVLPIVGPSSIRDTGGSLGDFALLWYEMNWVYDLAGVTEGRTAIGIGESTIRGLDLRANIPFRYYQTGSPFEYDLVRFLYTKKRELDMEREQLGSSTAGKPYMKKKFDTPRRNREPATK; encoded by the coding sequence ATGATAAGAAAATTATTCAGCTTCATTCTGCTTTGTCTTCTGCTGCAGGGCTGCGCCACAATCAGCAAAAATGACCCTTCGCTTAATCTTAAGCCTCAAGGGTTTATCGCACCGGTATCCCACGCACCACGGGCAGGTCAGCCGCAGACAAAGGACGCGGACCTCGACTTTCTTGAAGTGTATGATCCATGGGATTCCATGAACCGCCAGATATACTCTTTCAACGCCCGTTTTGACCGTGCGATCTATATTCCGGCGGTGGATGTTTACACCACAGTAATCCCTTCTCCGGTACGTAAAGGGGTAACCAATGCGGTCAACAACCTGAACGAAGTAAAATCTTTCACTAACGGCATCCTGCAATTTAATGGCGGCAAAACCGCACGAGCCTTTTCCCGGTTTGTAATCAATTCATCCTTGGGCCTGCTTGGAATATTTGACGTAGCCACTATGTGGGATTTGAAACGAAAAGAGACAGGATTTGCGGACACATTAGGTGTCTGGGGAATACCCCCGGGACCATATGTTGTGCTGCCTATTGTCGGTCCTTCAAGTATACGTGATACCGGTGGATCACTGGGCGACTTTGCCCTGCTTTGGTACGAAATGAACTGGGTTTACGATCTTGCCGGGGTTACAGAAGGACGCACCGCCATCGGTATAGGCGAATCCACTATCCGTGGTCTTGACCTGCGCGCCAATATACCCTTTCGTTACTACCAGACAGGTTCTCCCTTTGAGTATGATCTAGTCCGCTTCCTGTATACGAAAAAACGCGAACTGGATATGGAACGCGAGCAGTTGGGCAGTTCAACAGCCGGCAAGCCGTATATGAAGAAAAAGTTTGATACTCCCCGAAGAAACAGAGAGCCAGCGACTAAATAA
- a CDS encoding DMT family transporter, whose amino-acid sequence MQIILTGILAAFFFSSTFVLNRAMSLDGGHWVWSASLRYFWMLALLFIGLGFFRRELLLSSFKLYLKHWKFWTVAGGVGFGIFYALITFSASYTPGWVVAATWQTTILATPLVLLGFGKKVPLRALLLTLIIFAGVLLVNIESVEDSSWNAVLLGAIPVFVAAFAYPFGNQLVWEARNGGSGRIPALDDPAMDDPFCRVLLLTLGSLPLWAGLILFTQPPLPQTGQIINTALVAIFSGIAATSLFLYARHKARNAAELAAADCTQSMEVLFSLAGEVVLLHGSLPGILGWSGIGLTMLGLMLYLRVQNVR is encoded by the coding sequence ATGCAGATCATCCTGACCGGTATTCTGGCTGCATTTTTTTTCAGTTCTACTTTTGTGCTTAACAGGGCCATGAGTCTGGATGGCGGACACTGGGTCTGGTCAGCAAGTCTGCGCTATTTCTGGATGCTGGCACTGCTATTTATCGGACTTGGATTTTTCCGCCGTGAATTATTGCTCAGCTCCTTTAAACTTTATCTTAAGCACTGGAAATTCTGGACTGTTGCCGGTGGAGTCGGCTTCGGTATCTTCTATGCCCTGATTACTTTCAGTGCCTCATACACTCCCGGCTGGGTTGTCGCCGCCACATGGCAGACTACCATCCTCGCTACTCCGCTGGTTTTACTTGGATTCGGTAAGAAGGTGCCTTTACGTGCTTTATTGCTGACCTTGATTATTTTTGCCGGGGTGCTGCTGGTAAATATCGAAAGCGTAGAGGATAGTTCGTGGAATGCGGTTCTGCTGGGAGCAATTCCGGTTTTTGTTGCTGCTTTTGCCTATCCTTTCGGAAATCAATTAGTCTGGGAGGCGCGTAACGGCGGCAGTGGCAGGATCCCGGCTTTGGATGATCCTGCTATGGATGATCCTTTTTGCCGCGTACTGTTGCTGACTCTCGGCTCACTCCCGCTGTGGGCCGGATTGATTCTATTCACACAGCCCCCGCTTCCGCAAACAGGGCAGATTATAAATACCGCGCTTGTGGCGATATTTTCCGGCATTGCCGCGACCAGTCTGTTTCTATATGCCCGACACAAAGCCCGGAACGCTGCGGAACTGGCCGCGGCAGATTGCACACAGTCAATGGAAGTGCTTTTCTCATTGGCCGGAGAGGTTGTCTTGCTGCATGGATCATTGCCCGGAATACTGGGCTGGTCCGGTATCGGCCTGACCATGCTCGGCCTGATGTTATATCTTCGGGTTCAAAATGTGCGTTAG
- a CDS encoding GlxA family transcriptional regulator, with protein sequence MNVAVLAYDNCLVSAVAGVLEIFSIANSLANASAGDKFSGLSILSPDGEPVSGFVGIALQVAGSVLDTQPDILVIPPVFGDVEVLLENDQLIKRIAELGEQGTILASACAGSFLMAHAGLLDGKPATTHWKLAPDFSARFKNVDLQPRRMLIDGGSYICAGGAMAWQDLALHIVARFMGREISAACAKTLVMDSTRDVQTPYFMFESKSVDEGFTDKNILGVQEWMQGNYSRQVNIALLAEQSGLGERTFLRRFKRATGMTPNNYLQQLRIEAARHLLEVSGKGVDEITELVGYDNPSSFRRLFKRMTGLSPREYRSRFSRLE encoded by the coding sequence ATGAATGTAGCAGTTCTTGCCTATGATAATTGTCTGGTCAGTGCGGTTGCCGGGGTGCTGGAGATTTTCAGTATCGCCAATAGCCTTGCAAATGCCTCAGCTGGAGATAAATTCAGCGGCTTATCGATTCTGAGTCCTGATGGTGAACCCGTTTCAGGTTTTGTGGGGATTGCCTTGCAGGTTGCCGGTAGCGTTTTGGATACACAGCCGGATATTCTGGTCATTCCTCCGGTGTTCGGGGACGTTGAAGTTTTGCTGGAAAATGACCAGCTCATTAAGCGTATTGCTGAACTTGGAGAACAAGGGACAATTCTGGCTTCAGCTTGTGCCGGATCATTCCTCATGGCTCATGCCGGTTTGTTGGATGGAAAGCCCGCAACTACGCATTGGAAGTTAGCTCCGGACTTTTCAGCCCGTTTTAAAAATGTAGATTTGCAGCCCCGGCGGATGCTCATTGACGGTGGCAGTTACATTTGTGCTGGAGGGGCTATGGCCTGGCAGGATCTTGCCCTGCACATTGTGGCCCGCTTTATGGGGCGAGAGATTTCAGCTGCCTGTGCCAAGACGCTGGTCATGGATTCTACGCGTGATGTACAGACCCCGTATTTTATGTTCGAGAGCAAGTCAGTGGATGAAGGTTTCACGGATAAGAATATTCTGGGGGTGCAGGAGTGGATGCAGGGAAATTACAGCCGTCAGGTAAATATAGCATTATTGGCTGAGCAGTCCGGTCTTGGTGAGCGAACTTTCTTGCGCCGATTCAAGCGGGCCACGGGCATGACTCCAAATAATTATCTTCAACAATTGCGTATTGAGGCTGCCCGCCACCTGCTTGAGGTCAGCGGTAAGGGAGTTGATGAGATTACCGAGCTGGTCGGGTACGATAACCCATCGTCCTTTAGGAGGCTTTTCAAGCGAATGACGGGCTTAAGTCCTAGAGAATACCGTAGTCGTTTCAGTCGTCTGGAGTAA
- a CDS encoding deoxyribodipyrimidine photo-lyase encodes MAKVDVRRIKKLNSAEISGGPIVYWMSREQRVFDNWGLLHARELAGDKVPLIVVFCLVPSFLGATLRHYDFMLNGMQQVEKDLRKLGYDFVLLSGQPDETLPAFVSNIRAGAVVTDFDPLRIKQQWQENVGQKIDIPLLEVDGHNIVPARFVTDKREYGARTIRPKIQRLLPEFLEEFPELASAEVKGEGFPVVDWKQVRSSIKVDETVGPVDLIPGESAAHAALDEFVTYGLGAYAEKRNDPNAEATSRLSAYYHFGQLAPQRAALEVAARPTGESVDSYLEELIIRRELSDNFCLHTPNYDSLDAAPEWAQKTLSEHSADRRAYLYSYEDFEQARTHSALWNAAQSQMVHSGFMHGYMRMYWAKKILEWSASAEEALSITIALNDRFELDGRDPNGYVGALWSIGGVHDRGWKKRSVFGSIRYMNERGCRRKFDVDAYVRKWG; translated from the coding sequence ATGGCTAAAGTTGATGTTAGGCGAATAAAAAAACTCAACTCAGCTGAAATTTCAGGGGGACCGATCGTCTATTGGATGAGTCGTGAACAGCGAGTCTTCGATAATTGGGGGCTGCTCCATGCCCGTGAACTTGCCGGAGACAAAGTCCCGCTGATTGTTGTCTTTTGCCTTGTTCCTTCTTTTCTGGGAGCAACATTGCGCCATTATGATTTCATGCTCAATGGAATGCAGCAGGTTGAAAAGGATTTGCGGAAGCTTGGTTACGACTTTGTTCTGCTCAGTGGGCAACCTGATGAAACATTGCCTGCTTTTGTTTCTAATATTCGCGCAGGAGCCGTGGTTACAGATTTCGATCCCCTGCGCATAAAGCAGCAATGGCAGGAAAATGTCGGGCAGAAGATTGATATCCCGCTGCTTGAGGTTGATGGTCATAATATAGTTCCGGCCCGTTTTGTGACTGATAAGCGTGAGTATGGGGCTCGTACAATCAGACCCAAGATCCAGAGATTGCTTCCGGAATTCTTAGAGGAATTCCCTGAATTAGCCTCAGCTGAGGTAAAGGGAGAGGGGTTCCCGGTTGTCGATTGGAAACAGGTACGCAGTTCCATTAAAGTGGATGAAACTGTCGGTCCGGTTGATCTGATTCCCGGTGAGTCGGCTGCCCATGCTGCTCTTGATGAGTTTGTAACGTACGGCCTTGGGGCTTACGCGGAAAAGCGTAATGACCCCAATGCTGAAGCAACGTCACGTCTTTCGGCTTATTACCATTTTGGGCAACTGGCTCCCCAACGTGCAGCATTGGAAGTTGCTGCCAGGCCTACAGGGGAGAGTGTGGACTCATACCTTGAAGAGCTCATTATTCGTCGTGAGCTTTCAGATAATTTTTGTTTGCATACCCCAAATTATGATTCGCTGGATGCAGCACCGGAGTGGGCGCAGAAAACCCTATCTGAGCATTCAGCAGATCGACGGGCTTATCTGTATTCGTATGAAGATTTTGAACAGGCGCGTACTCATTCAGCATTGTGGAATGCGGCTCAGAGTCAGATGGTTCATTCGGGATTCATGCATGGGTACATGCGTATGTATTGGGCCAAAAAAATTCTGGAATGGTCCGCCTCAGCAGAAGAAGCATTGAGCATTACCATTGCACTTAATGATCGTTTTGAATTGGACGGGCGTGATCCTAACGGATATGTGGGTGCGCTTTGGTCCATTGGCGGGGTGCATGATCGTGGGTGGAAAAAGCGCTCAGTTTTCGGTTCCATTCGTTATATGAATGAGCGGGGTTGCCGCCGTAAATTTGATGTAGATGCTTATGTCAGAAAATGGGGCTAA
- a CDS encoding M15 family metallopeptidase, with the protein MRSFKYCVLAIVLSTLFSFSVAFCGQDGLPDEFCYLDNILSDVVYDVRYFGNDNFVGERIDGYKAKRIILTRDAAAALAGAQKDLATFGLGLKIFDGYRPQDAVLHFVRWAEDLNDTRMKQKYYPGVQKKNLFRDGYIAEKSSHSRGSTVDLTIIDIKTGQELDMGTGFDHFGPESWPGNKDMSIQVRSNRALLREIMVRNGFKPLKEEWWHFTLEFEPFPENYFNFPIK; encoded by the coding sequence ATGCGTAGTTTTAAATATTGTGTGCTGGCAATTGTTTTAAGTACGTTGTTTTCATTCTCTGTCGCTTTCTGCGGACAGGATGGATTGCCCGATGAGTTTTGCTATCTGGATAATATCCTCTCTGACGTTGTTTATGATGTCCGCTATTTTGGAAATGATAATTTTGTAGGCGAACGTATTGATGGTTATAAAGCCAAGCGGATTATTCTGACCCGTGATGCCGCCGCTGCATTGGCAGGAGCTCAAAAGGACCTCGCTACCTTTGGGCTAGGTCTCAAGATTTTTGACGGTTACCGCCCGCAGGACGCTGTTCTTCATTTTGTGCGCTGGGCAGAGGATTTGAACGACACTCGCATGAAGCAGAAATACTATCCCGGAGTACAGAAGAAGAATCTCTTCCGCGATGGGTATATTGCTGAAAAATCGAGCCATTCCCGTGGTTCAACTGTAGATTTGACCATAATTGACATCAAAACCGGTCAGGAACTTGATATGGGTACAGGTTTTGATCATTTTGGACCTGAGTCATGGCCTGGAAACAAGGATATGAGCATACAGGTGCGTTCAAACCGTGCTTTACTTCGCGAAATAATGGTTCGTAACGGATTCAAGCCCTTGAAGGAAGAGTGGTGGCATTTTACCCTTGAATTTGAACCCTTTCCAGAAAACTATTTCAATTTTCCCATCAAATAA
- a CDS encoding DUF4198 domain-containing protein, with translation MLKKLLSLIMVFTIFVPAASSAHSLYLQAGRYHVSEGKKSPLFFCYGHHVPVDDAVRMKKINHITVQQPDGKSYNIKLRDEKSLHSYLVNYAIPGTYVLTAATNPGHFTTWLDKKGRKRHSIKPMSSVKDRASEIVSSLRSSQWTKTYVVCENPSAEFPAIVGMPMELVPAKDVSMLRKGDVLEMQVYVDGKPYQGEGYWDATYNGFSTQAEDMYIQRQQINDGKIKLPIDVSGRWFVRFFTKKKPMKESPDFMQEKKTATLVFEVPNERKRPKVDSH, from the coding sequence ATGCTTAAGAAATTACTCTCGCTGATTATGGTTTTTACGATATTTGTCCCCGCAGCATCCTCTGCCCACTCCCTATATCTTCAGGCTGGGCGTTATCATGTTTCCGAAGGCAAAAAGTCACCGCTGTTCTTCTGTTACGGGCATCATGTTCCGGTGGATGACGCTGTGCGTATGAAAAAAATTAACCACATCACAGTGCAGCAGCCTGATGGGAAATCATACAATATCAAACTCCGGGATGAAAAATCGCTGCATTCCTATCTCGTCAACTATGCGATACCCGGAACATATGTGCTGACCGCTGCTACAAATCCCGGTCATTTCACAACATGGCTGGATAAGAAAGGCCGTAAACGTCATTCCATTAAACCCATGAGCAGCGTGAAAGACCGTGCTTCTGAAATTGTGTCCTCTCTGCGCAGCAGTCAGTGGACCAAGACTTATGTTGTTTGCGAGAATCCTTCAGCTGAATTTCCCGCTATTGTCGGAATGCCCATGGAACTTGTTCCGGCAAAGGATGTCTCCATGCTCAGGAAGGGGGATGTGCTCGAAATGCAGGTCTATGTGGACGGTAAACCCTATCAGGGGGAAGGCTACTGGGACGCTACATACAACGGATTCTCCACTCAGGCTGAGGATATGTATATTCAGCGTCAGCAGATTAATGACGGTAAAATCAAATTGCCGATTGATGTGAGCGGAAGATGGTTTGTGCGGTTCTTTACCAAGAAAAAACCGATGAAGGAAAGTCCTGATTTTATGCAGGAGAAAAAGACCGCCACGCTGGTTTTTGAAGTCCCTAATGAGCGTAAAAGACCTAAAGTGGACAGCCATTAA
- a CDS encoding glycosyltransferase family 2 protein: protein MTLLSLIIPNYNYGRFADRFFGSLAAQTMSLRDVEVFFIDDGSSDNSLEQARKWAGILECSDFKILTPPRSGRPGPVRNHGLAQAEGKYLLCFDPDDEMRPKFLETSIGLLESKPKVSIVYSDYHEVAPGESFIRNLSDFNPSHLRVQNTVASASIYRRELWDAGIRYRENTSYEDWDYWVQCLMVGGKFQHVAQPLYIHHVHESNFSLQAEKEDGVAKAHIVVNNPGFFHKAVVGWANDHLRGRAHAPSFQRGYIPTPDDLQKLSNMIRKGEISS, encoded by the coding sequence ATGACATTGCTTTCCCTCATCATACCCAATTATAATTACGGACGTTTTGCCGATCGTTTTTTCGGTTCTCTGGCAGCGCAAACAATGTCGCTCCGTGATGTTGAGGTGTTTTTTATTGATGATGGCAGCAGTGATAACTCCCTTGAACAGGCCCGAAAGTGGGCAGGTATTCTTGAGTGCAGTGATTTTAAAATCTTGACGCCGCCGAGGTCCGGCAGGCCCGGCCCTGTGCGGAACCACGGTCTTGCGCAAGCCGAGGGAAAGTATCTGCTCTGCTTTGATCCGGATGATGAAATGAGACCGAAATTTTTGGAAACAAGCATCGGCCTGCTAGAATCAAAACCGAAAGTTTCAATAGTATATTCAGATTACCATGAAGTTGCACCCGGTGAATCTTTCATTCGCAATCTGTCTGATTTCAACCCCAGCCATCTACGGGTTCAGAATACGGTGGCATCAGCCTCTATCTATCGCCGTGAATTATGGGATGCCGGGATTCGTTACCGAGAGAATACATCCTATGAAGATTGGGATTACTGGGTGCAATGTTTGATGGTTGGCGGAAAATTTCAGCATGTAGCGCAGCCTCTTTATATTCACCATGTCCACGAATCCAATTTTTCACTTCAGGCTGAAAAAGAGGATGGCGTGGCCAAGGCACATATTGTTGTCAATAATCCCGGATTTTTCCATAAGGCAGTGGTCGGATGGGCTAATGACCATTTGCGCGGACGGGCCCATGCTCCTTCTTTTCAGCGCGGCTATATTCCAACTCCCGATGATCTACAGAAACTTTCCAATATGATCAGAAAAGGCGAGATATCAAGTTAA
- a CDS encoding substrate-binding domain-containing protein → MLCFPCASYAQKTIVTIPKATIFNFWRIVCMGAHAAVEDSDITLIWRGPRVENKPSAQRHLLEYYIDQKVDAIVLAPMDRKTLNPYIEKASKAGIKIVIIDSPVTTDSIDGFIATDNYKAGAMGAELMASKLKGTGPVLVVGHSPDNGSCALREKGFIDKMQALSPGRTIITIHMLDGSERETRLSTKEILTNTPSIAGVFTTNEATSDGVLHVMQDRNETHIPFIAFDYNQKLLEGVRNKQIEALITQRPYALGFFGVRSAIELLNGKKISKHMESPVTIITNDNIDEAGALRCLRKISIKEKAACPICFN, encoded by the coding sequence ATGCTGTGCTTTCCCTGCGCAAGTTATGCCCAAAAAACAATTGTCACCATTCCTAAAGCAACCATTTTTAATTTCTGGCGAATCGTATGCATGGGAGCCCATGCAGCTGTTGAAGATTCAGACATCACCCTGATCTGGCGCGGACCAAGAGTGGAGAACAAGCCCAGTGCACAGCGGCACCTTCTTGAATATTATATTGATCAAAAAGTTGATGCTATTGTACTGGCCCCTATGGACCGCAAAACACTGAACCCTTACATTGAAAAAGCTTCAAAAGCAGGCATCAAAATTGTCATTATTGACTCGCCTGTAACCACTGATTCCATAGACGGCTTCATTGCAACAGACAATTACAAGGCAGGCGCTATGGGAGCTGAGCTGATGGCCTCCAAACTAAAAGGGACGGGGCCGGTTCTGGTGGTCGGGCACTCTCCGGATAATGGTTCATGTGCTTTGCGGGAAAAAGGATTCATCGATAAAATGCAGGCTCTGTCTCCGGGACGCACTATTATCACCATCCATATGCTTGACGGCAGCGAGCGGGAAACAAGGCTTTCCACAAAAGAAATTTTGACGAACACCCCCTCTATCGCTGGAGTATTCACAACCAACGAAGCCACTTCAGATGGAGTCCTGCATGTTATGCAGGACCGCAACGAAACTCACATTCCGTTTATTGCCTTCGATTATAATCAAAAGTTGCTCGAAGGGGTTCGCAACAAACAAATTGAAGCACTTATCACTCAGAGGCCTTATGCTCTGGGGTTCTTCGGGGTGCGCTCAGCTATCGAGCTGCTTAATGGAAAGAAAATTTCAAAACATATGGAAAGTCCGGTCACAATAATAACAAACGACAATATCGATGAAGCCGGGGCATTGCGCTGCTTGCGCAAAATATCCATTAAGGAAAAGGCTGCTTGCCCCATATGTTTTAACTGA
- the msrB gene encoding peptide-methionine (R)-S-oxide reductase MsrB has translation MKTLLPYLCFMVLLFAGQAFAVESRGEIKMQKTTNSYEIATVAGGCFWCVESDLEKVDGVLEVVSGYSGGHVDNPTYEQVSSGNSGHLEVVQVRFDPAKVSYEEILRVFMKHHDPTDPGGSFNDRGEQYTSAIFYHNDEQKKIATDVLLDIDGSGVFERPLATKLIPFEKFYRAEEYHQDYYKKNSVRYNWYRFLSGRDSFIEEHWKQEEGSTHPVQKIDGYKRPDDAELREILTPLQFKVVREDGTEPAFSNEFWDNHRDGIYVDIVSGEPLFSSKDKFDSGTGWPSFTRPIEGQGVVEKKDRSFFMTRIEVRSRKADSHLGHVFDDGPQPTGLRYCINSASLRFIPLEDLEKEGYGEYLKLFK, from the coding sequence ATGAAAACATTGCTGCCATATCTTTGTTTCATGGTCTTATTGTTTGCAGGGCAGGCATTTGCTGTTGAAAGCAGAGGGGAAATCAAGATGCAAAAAACTACAAATAGTTATGAAATCGCAACTGTTGCCGGTGGATGCTTTTGGTGCGTTGAGTCTGATCTTGAAAAAGTTGACGGAGTCCTTGAAGTTGTTTCCGGCTATTCCGGTGGACATGTGGATAATCCAACCTACGAGCAGGTAAGTTCGGGTAATTCCGGGCATCTTGAAGTCGTACAGGTACGCTTTGATCCCGCCAAGGTCAGTTACGAAGAGATTCTGCGGGTTTTCATGAAGCATCATGATCCAACTGATCCGGGAGGCTCTTTCAATGATCGTGGAGAGCAGTACACTTCGGCAATATTTTATCATAATGATGAGCAGAAAAAGATAGCAACAGATGTTTTACTGGATATAGACGGTTCAGGTGTTTTTGAACGGCCTCTTGCAACCAAGCTTATCCCGTTTGAAAAGTTTTATCGGGCCGAGGAATACCATCAGGATTACTACAAAAAGAATTCGGTTCGTTACAATTGGTATAGGTTTTTGTCCGGCAGGGATTCCTTTATTGAGGAACATTGGAAGCAGGAAGAAGGCAGCACGCATCCTGTGCAGAAAATTGATGGCTACAAACGTCCTGACGATGCTGAACTACGTGAAATCCTGACTCCGCTGCAATTCAAGGTTGTCCGTGAGGATGGTACAGAACCGGCTTTCAGTAATGAGTTCTGGGATAATCATCGGGATGGGATATATGTTGATATCGTTTCCGGTGAGCCGCTCTTCAGTTCCAAAGACAAGTTTGATTCCGGCACAGGATGGCCCAGTTTTACCAGACCAATTGAAGGGCAGGGTGTTGTGGAGAAGAAAGACCGTTCTTTCTTTATGACCCGAATTGAGGTGCGGTCCCGCAAGGCTGATTCTCATCTTGGGCATGTCTTTGATGACGGACCACAGCCCACAGGTCTACGATATTGTATTAATTCCGCTTCCTTGCGTTTCATCCCTCTTGAGGATCTCGAAAAGGAAGGTTACGGAGAGTATCTTAAGTTATTCAAGTAA